A stretch of Candidatus Bathyarchaeota archaeon DNA encodes these proteins:
- a CDS encoding TIGR00289 family protein, producing MRVAALISGGKDSSLALYRAIKMGLYVECLATVIPKREDSLLFHYPNINLTSLFAKASGIPLKKTVSNSRSEKEEINDLKNLLRDLDVEGVVSGVISSSFQKQRIDRVCWELGLESITPLWQVDPMKLMNEIVSSGFDTIITGVYAYGLGENWLGRKIDEQSLKELVEVAKKFNISLVGEGGEYETFVTDAPFFNKRIRILEAETFWKGCAGSLMIKQATLVDKR from the coding sequence ATGAGGGTTGCTGCGCTGATAAGTGGTGGGAAAGATTCGTCCCTCGCTCTATATAGGGCCATTAAAATGGGCTTATATGTTGAATGTTTGGCGACAGTTATACCTAAAAGAGAGGATAGTTTACTCTTCCATTACCCAAACATTAACTTAACAAGTCTTTTTGCTAAAGCTTCAGGAATACCATTGAAGAAGACAGTGTCTAATTCAAGAAGCGAGAAGGAAGAGATCAATGACCTGAAGAATCTGCTGCGGGATCTGGATGTCGAGGGTGTAGTCTCAGGTGTGATATCCTCAAGTTTTCAGAAGCAGCGTATTGATCGAGTATGCTGGGAACTTGGTTTGGAATCGATCACTCCTCTTTGGCAAGTGGACCCAATGAAACTGATGAATGAGATTGTTTCTTCGGGGTTTGATACGATAATTACGGGTGTATATGCATATGGTCTAGGTGAGAATTGGCTTGGAAGGAAGATTGATGAGCAATCTCTAAAAGAACTCGTCGAAGTTGCTAAGAAATTCAATATATCTCTAGTTGGGGAAGGCGGTGAGTATGAGACATTCGTGACGGACGCGCCGTTTTTCAACAAGAGAATTAGAATCTTGGAGGCGGAGACCTTCTGGAAAGGTTGTGCGGGAAGTTTGATGATCAAGCAAGCAACCCTTGTAGATAAGAGATAA
- a CDS encoding NAD(P)/FAD-dependent oxidoreductase, which produces MEKYESIVVGAGTAGCLAAKTLATAGFKVCILDQKEMSRIGAKVCGDAIGKHHFDNLGIRYPRGDELDGEVEGVKIYSPDRETVFKISGEGLTGFMVNRHAFGQRLLMDALDSGAILLDSTRVLEPIVKDGFVKGVRARRLDNGSKIEIGGDVTVDASGVYAAVRTKLPPEIGVPLSVPREDLVVCYREIRKVEGQDMEAGFLEIYLNQEVSPGGYYWIFPKKDFKVNVGLGVAAVKGYPNPKTNLQKFVISMPLFKGSKLLDGGGGCVPTRRPLDSFVGNGVVVIGDAACQVNPIHGGGMGPSMMGGKIAAEVISESLQDGCPSLEKLWSINVRYMRTYGAKQAGLDVFRLFLQGLSNEDLNHGMRCRLIKEDDVLSASMGENIRLNITEAARRIFQGLGRPSLLVKLRKMAEESKKARELYLEYPEDPSGLPSWKMEVSRIFFR; this is translated from the coding sequence TTGGAGAAGTATGAGTCGATAGTTGTTGGTGCTGGTACAGCTGGATGCTTGGCTGCAAAAACATTGGCCACCGCTGGATTTAAAGTATGCATCCTCGATCAGAAGGAGATGTCAAGGATCGGCGCCAAGGTCTGCGGGGATGCCATTGGAAAACATCACTTCGACAATCTTGGTATACGGTATCCAAGAGGTGATGAGCTTGATGGCGAAGTTGAGGGCGTTAAGATTTATTCTCCAGACCGGGAAACCGTATTCAAGATTTCGGGTGAAGGATTGACAGGATTTATGGTCAACCGTCACGCGTTTGGACAGAGGCTTTTAATGGACGCTTTAGACTCAGGCGCCATACTATTGGACTCAACCCGTGTCCTGGAGCCTATTGTCAAAGACGGGTTCGTGAAAGGAGTTAGGGCAAGAAGATTAGATAACGGATCTAAAATTGAAATTGGTGGAGACGTAACAGTGGATGCGAGCGGGGTCTACGCAGCTGTCAGAACTAAGCTCCCGCCAGAGATTGGGGTGCCATTAAGCGTTCCACGAGAGGACTTAGTTGTCTGCTATAGAGAAATTAGAAAAGTTGAGGGGCAAGATATGGAAGCGGGATTCCTGGAGATCTATCTTAACCAGGAAGTTTCGCCAGGCGGGTATTACTGGATCTTCCCTAAGAAAGACTTTAAGGTTAATGTGGGCCTTGGTGTAGCTGCAGTGAAGGGATACCCAAATCCGAAGACTAATCTTCAAAAATTCGTAATATCGATGCCGCTCTTTAAGGGATCTAAGCTCTTGGATGGTGGCGGAGGCTGCGTGCCGACTAGAAGACCTTTAGATTCTTTTGTCGGTAACGGTGTAGTTGTGATTGGAGATGCAGCATGCCAAGTCAACCCCATTCATGGGGGAGGGATGGGTCCATCGATGATGGGAGGAAAAATAGCGGCTGAAGTCATCTCCGAGTCTTTACAGGACGGCTGCCCAAGCCTAGAGAAATTATGGTCCATAAATGTTAGGTATATGAGAACTTACGGCGCAAAACAGGCTGGGCTGGATGTTTTCAGACTTTTCCTTCAAGGATTGTCAAACGAGGATCTCAATCATGGTATGAGGTGCCGCCTTATAAAAGAGGATGACGTACTATCGGCTAGCATGGGAGAAAATATACGCCTAAACATAACTGAGGCCGCTCGAAGAATCTTTCAAGGGCTGGGTCGCCCATCTTTACTTGTAAAACTGAGGAAAATGGCTGAGGAAAGCAAGAAAGCCAGAGAACTCTACCTTGAATATCCAGAGGATCCTAGTGGGCTGCCCTCATGGAAGATGGAGGTCAGCAGGATATTTTTTAGATAG